One Denticeps clupeoides chromosome 10, fDenClu1.1, whole genome shotgun sequence genomic window carries:
- the ctnnbip1 gene encoding beta-catenin-interacting protein 1, with the protein MNREEAPGKSPEEMYIQQKVRVLLMLKKMGSNLTPNEEAFLRNYAGVVHSQMSQLPQHPIDQGAEDVVMAFSRSETEDRRQ; encoded by the exons ATGAACCGTGAGGAAGCCCCTGGGAAGTCTCCTGAGGAGATGTACATCCAGCAGAAGGTCCGCGTGCTGCTTATGCTGAAGAAGATGGGATCAAAT CTGACACCAAACGAAGAAGCGTTCCTCAGGAATTATGCAGGCGTGGTGCACAGTCAGATGAGCCAGCTACCACAGCACCCCATCGACCAGG GTGCAGAAGATGTGGTGATGGCCTTCTCCAGATCAGAGACTGAGGACCGCAGACAGTGA